From Geovibrio ferrireducens, one genomic window encodes:
- a CDS encoding ROK family protein, giving the protein MKYACFDIGATNLKMGVVDENGIFLEYESEKTPQTYEELIKAIRDFSLGNSCSAVGIGIPGNVSDGSAYCPNLPVLNGHPLEADIAALTELPVSIENDANLAALGEYIFFETESTGNMILLTLGTGVGGGLILDGTLVTSESAAFEVGHITLNFNGEKCGCGKRGCFEYYCSMSGLVRSYNELSADVKFLKAADVYKQFKMGDKVAELAFEKYANSLAHGMASIANLFAPLKIKIGGGLSEMSDAYLHTAVKVFSKIVFPALKDKVVIETAAAKNRAGLLGAAALCMVQG; this is encoded by the coding sequence ATGAAATACGCTTGCTTTGATATAGGCGCCACAAACCTTAAAATGGGCGTGGTGGACGAGAACGGAATCTTCCTTGAATATGAGTCCGAAAAAACACCCCAGACCTATGAAGAGCTCATAAAAGCTATCCGGGATTTTTCCCTCGGCAACTCCTGCTCCGCTGTGGGCATAGGCATTCCCGGCAATGTCAGTGACGGCAGCGCATACTGCCCTAATCTCCCGGTTCTGAACGGGCATCCCCTTGAGGCGGATATAGCCGCCCTCACTGAGCTTCCGGTGAGTATAGAAAACGATGCGAACCTTGCCGCTCTGGGCGAATATATCTTCTTTGAGACCGAAAGCACCGGAAACATGATACTGCTCACGCTGGGAACAGGTGTCGGCGGCGGGCTGATACTGGACGGAACCCTTGTTACATCAGAGTCTGCGGCATTTGAGGTGGGGCACATCACCCTTAATTTCAACGGCGAGAAATGCGGCTGCGGCAAGCGCGGCTGCTTTGAGTATTACTGCAGCATGAGCGGCCTTGTGCGCAGCTACAACGAACTCAGCGCTGATGTGAAGTTCCTCAAGGCGGCAGATGTGTATAAGCAGTTTAAGATGGGTGACAAGGTGGCGGAGCTGGCCTTTGAAAAATATGCAAACAGCCTTGCCCACGGGATGGCGAGCATTGCCAATCTGTTTGCCCCGCTTAAGATAAAGATAGGGGGCGGGCTTTCGGAAATGTCGGATGCTTACCTGCACACCGCTGTGAAGGTGTTTTCAAAGATAGTCTTCCCCGCACTTAAAGACAAGGTTGTGATAGAAACCGCCGCCGCAAAGAACAGGGCAGGGCTTTTGGGAGCCGCCGCCCTGTGCATGGTTCAGGGTTAA
- a CDS encoding SPL family radical SAM protein, whose translation MIYIEKSAENLPLARKIARENEVVSVEDGFIPDDSKKNILISSSRNNYVHRCPATKIYRCCNYYVTDAAEGCPFDCSYCILQSYLNHSYIKVYGDTDAIVSEIRDLGAKGERVRLGTGELSDSLALDNVLGLSEILVPVVNEYDNIQFELKTKSANVSKLFNLNPKNIVVSWSLNPEHVIKLEEHGAAPLKARLSAARDLSAYGYRVSFHFDPVIYYEGFEKDYDALAEQLAGYVDESAVQFISVSTFRFMPELLPTVRDKFGGSMLLKGDYTKGLDGKMRYFKPLRAHMLESVVGSLRKRWKNVFIYFCMEHSSLWEKLMGFDPGEREELESLFPFIRMK comes from the coding sequence ATGATATATATTGAGAAATCAGCAGAAAACCTGCCCCTTGCCCGTAAAATCGCGCGGGAAAATGAAGTGGTTTCAGTTGAGGACGGCTTCATCCCGGATGACAGCAAGAAGAATATCCTCATATCTTCCTCCCGCAATAATTACGTGCACAGATGCCCCGCCACCAAGATATACCGATGCTGCAATTATTACGTCACGGATGCGGCGGAGGGCTGCCCGTTCGACTGTTCATACTGCATACTCCAGTCATATCTTAATCACTCGTACATAAAGGTTTACGGGGACACTGATGCCATAGTGTCTGAAATAAGAGATCTCGGAGCGAAGGGTGAGCGGGTGCGCCTCGGCACGGGTGAGCTTTCGGACAGTCTCGCACTGGACAATGTGCTTGGACTGAGCGAAATTCTTGTGCCTGTGGTGAATGAGTATGACAACATACAGTTTGAGCTTAAGACCAAGTCCGCAAATGTTTCAAAACTCTTTAACTTAAACCCGAAGAATATTGTGGTAAGCTGGAGTCTGAACCCTGAGCATGTGATAAAGCTTGAGGAACACGGGGCAGCGCCTCTGAAAGCGCGGCTCAGTGCGGCAAGGGATCTTTCCGCATACGGCTACAGGGTTTCCTTTCACTTTGACCCGGTGATATATTACGAAGGGTTTGAAAAGGATTATGACGCACTCGCTGAACAGCTTGCCGGATATGTTGATGAGTCTGCCGTGCAGTTCATAAGCGTTTCCACATTCCGCTTCATGCCGGAACTCCTCCCGACAGTGCGGGATAAGTTCGGCGGCAGCATGCTGCTCAAAGGGGACTACACAAAGGGGCTGGACGGCAAGATGCGCTATTTCAAACCTCTTAGGGCGCATATGCTTGAAAGTGTGGTAGGATCTTTAAGGAAGAGATGGAAAAATGTTTTCATATACTTCTGCATGGAGCATTCATCTCTCTGGGAAAAACTCATGGGCTTTGACCCCGGCGAAAGGGAGGAGCTTGAATCCCTCTTTCCGTTTATCAGGATGAAATAA
- the ftsY gene encoding signal recognition particle-docking protein FtsY codes for MAFFDIFRKKKNSTPETEAPSVPEAAPVAEAESSQSFLGKLKAGLSKTSDKFTGGLENIFLGRKTIDEDLLEELEELLITSDMGVQTSMKIIESVREEVSRKTLKDPAELRNSLKRKILEIISMDNSLNQVEEKPYMVIVVGVNGTGKTTSIAKLAKMFKDSGLKTVLAAGDTFRAAAVDQLAVWAERAGVPIIRQAEGSDPAAVIYDAVQSAKAKGFDVLIADTAGRLHNKFNLMKELEKIFRVIRKEMPSAPHEVLLVLDATSGQNALAQAKKFHEEVGITGIILTKLDGTAKGGAIIGIVDELRIPVKFIGFGEGMDDLRPFDAESFVEALFRTDSDEADKG; via the coding sequence ATGGCATTTTTTGATATATTCAGGAAGAAAAAAAACAGCACACCGGAAACGGAAGCACCATCAGTGCCGGAAGCAGCCCCGGTGGCAGAGGCGGAATCATCCCAAAGCTTTCTGGGCAAGCTTAAAGCCGGGCTTTCCAAAACATCCGATAAATTCACAGGCGGACTTGAGAACATTTTTCTGGGCCGTAAGACAATAGATGAAGATCTGCTGGAAGAGCTTGAAGAGCTCCTCATAACCTCCGACATGGGTGTTCAGACTTCCATGAAGATAATAGAGAGCGTCCGTGAAGAGGTTTCCAGAAAAACACTGAAAGACCCGGCGGAACTGAGAAACAGCCTGAAAAGGAAGATTCTGGAAATCATCAGCATGGACAACAGCCTGAATCAGGTGGAAGAAAAGCCTTACATGGTCATAGTTGTAGGCGTGAACGGAACCGGGAAAACCACAAGCATAGCCAAACTTGCGAAAATGTTTAAGGACTCAGGCCTTAAGACTGTCCTTGCTGCCGGTGACACATTCCGTGCGGCGGCGGTGGATCAGCTTGCTGTCTGGGCGGAAAGGGCAGGTGTGCCCATAATCCGTCAGGCAGAGGGTTCTGACCCGGCGGCAGTTATATACGATGCTGTGCAGTCGGCAAAGGCAAAGGGTTTTGATGTGCTCATAGCGGACACGGCAGGCAGGCTCCATAATAAGTTCAACCTTATGAAGGAGCTTGAGAAAATATTCAGAGTAATCAGAAAGGAGATGCCCTCAGCGCCCCACGAGGTGCTTCTGGTGCTGGATGCCACAAGCGGTCAGAACGCTCTTGCACAGGCCAAGAAGTTCCACGAGGAGGTCGGGATTACCGGCATAATCCTCACCAAGCTGGACGGAACAGCCAAGGGCGGGGCTATTATAGGCATTGTGGATGAGCTCAGGATTCCCGTCAAGTTCATCGGCTTCGGCGAAGGCATGGACGACTTGCGTCCGTTTGATGCCGAAAGCTTTGTGGAAGCGCTCTTCCGCACGGACAGTGATGAAGCTGATAAAGGCTGA
- a CDS encoding methyl-accepting chemotaxis protein — MKLTIKYKIIVAFSLLSLVTILFLAITTYSNAKKMSYSMIENDLKHTTDTFASIVLASINASAKGYIEGAVDSGLNTINLTYMNSLRGGYSEKVAMYDASQALLEQDILEHGYFIILNSEGVVIYDRKRDEIGKNLSNAEGFAELIKERSGYAHVTLNGVPSLGAAGYFEEWGWIVLGTVPVSDFKTMLNPRDFRDYILSVKIGDTGYGYVLDAEGTLMVHPALEGKNLIDSRDSDGRMFIKEIVTNKSGKIVYPWKNPNETNARDKIVIYKYIPEVDWIIAAGSYIEELEAPLIRMRNMIMIETPIILALFILTSYFAASTITRPLLGFVTVFREIAEGDLTKKIMVKSTDEIGTVAREFNIFVDNIRETMLSVKDATNTVASATNELSSTAEELSATANSQSAQVGDIANGMRDVTHSAEEVVFHVETTGKKVEEALVVTEKGKEFVQQTVRRISGIKTTTAGLSETISKLGKSSEEIGNIISVINDIADQTNLLALNAAIEAARAGEAGRGFAVVADEVRKLAERTQNATKEVGDIIASLQKETEMAEAGMQQAEKSVDQGIGAAEETRHVFDEIVTAAEQIHHETSSVMELVQRQTGSTMNVNESLQGVATAVEQSSAAFAEVTQTVNNLQIQTENLTMLIARFKV, encoded by the coding sequence ATGAAACTTACTATAAAATACAAGATAATCGTTGCGTTCAGCCTTCTTTCGCTCGTTACAATTCTTTTTCTGGCCATCACAACCTACAGCAACGCAAAGAAAATGTCATACTCCATGATTGAAAACGACCTCAAACACACCACAGACACTTTTGCCTCCATCGTTCTGGCATCCATAAACGCGTCTGCAAAAGGCTACATCGAAGGGGCTGTGGATTCCGGGCTGAACACCATAAACCTCACCTACATGAACTCACTCAGAGGCGGCTACAGCGAAAAAGTGGCTATGTATGACGCTTCACAGGCTCTTCTGGAGCAGGATATACTTGAGCATGGCTACTTCATAATCCTCAACAGTGAGGGAGTTGTCATTTACGACAGAAAAAGGGATGAAATCGGCAAAAACCTTTCAAACGCTGAAGGATTTGCAGAACTGATAAAAGAGCGCAGCGGCTATGCGCACGTAACACTGAACGGTGTCCCGTCACTGGGCGCGGCAGGTTACTTTGAAGAGTGGGGATGGATAGTACTGGGAACAGTACCTGTTTCAGACTTTAAAACAATGCTCAACCCCAGAGATTTCAGAGACTATATCCTCTCTGTAAAAATAGGCGACACCGGCTACGGTTATGTGCTTGACGCAGAAGGAACCCTGATGGTTCACCCCGCCCTTGAAGGCAAAAACCTCATAGACAGCAGGGACTCAGACGGCAGAATGTTTATAAAAGAGATAGTGACCAATAAAAGCGGCAAAATAGTTTACCCTTGGAAAAACCCGAACGAGACCAACGCAAGAGACAAAATAGTTATTTACAAATACATACCCGAAGTCGACTGGATAATAGCCGCCGGAAGTTACATAGAGGAGCTTGAGGCCCCCCTTATCCGCATGAGGAATATGATAATGATAGAAACGCCCATCATTCTGGCGCTTTTCATCCTTACCAGCTACTTCGCCGCCTCCACAATAACCCGGCCGCTGCTCGGTTTCGTCACAGTTTTCAGAGAGATAGCCGAAGGGGATCTCACTAAGAAAATCATGGTGAAATCCACCGATGAGATAGGCACTGTTGCCCGTGAATTTAACATCTTCGTGGATAATATACGTGAAACCATGCTCAGCGTCAAAGATGCAACGAACACCGTTGCCTCGGCCACTAATGAGCTTTCCAGCACAGCGGAGGAACTCTCCGCCACAGCAAACTCCCAGTCGGCACAGGTGGGCGATATAGCAAACGGCATGAGAGATGTTACACATTCCGCGGAGGAAGTGGTTTTCCATGTTGAAACCACCGGCAAGAAGGTTGAGGAAGCACTTGTTGTCACTGAAAAAGGAAAAGAATTTGTTCAGCAGACAGTGCGCAGAATATCAGGCATAAAAACAACAACAGCGGGACTCTCCGAAACAATATCAAAACTTGGCAAATCATCCGAGGAGATTGGGAACATTATCAGTGTGATAAACGATATAGCAGACCAAACCAACCTGCTTGCCCTTAATGCCGCAATAGAGGCAGCAAGAGCAGGTGAAGCGGGAAGAGGCTTTGCCGTTGTTGCGGATGAAGTGCGCAAACTCGCTGAACGCACACAGAACGCCACAAAGGAAGTGGGTGATATAATAGCCTCACTCCAGAAAGAAACCGAAATGGCGGAAGCGGGCATGCAGCAGGCTGAGAAAAGCGTTGATCAGGGAATCGGCGCGGCTGAGGAGACAAGGCACGTATTTGATGAAATCGTCACCGCAGCGGAGCAGATTCACCACGAAACTTCATCAGTCATGGAGCTTGTTCAGCGTCAGACCGGCTCCACAATGAACGTAAATGAGAGCCTTCAGGGTGTGGCGACAGCAGTGGAGCAGAGTTCAGCAGCCTTTGCAGAAGTCACCCAGACGGTGAATAACCTTCAGATTCAGACTGAGAACCTCACAATGCTTATAGCAAGGTTTAAGGTTTAG
- a CDS encoding AAA family ATPase — MRFKSITLQGFKSFVDKTAVDFPDGITCVVGPNGSGKSNIMDAIRWVFGEQSPKELRGNDMEDVIFGGSAKRKASGFAEVSLTVSDLPESVTAKWGTLSEVTVTRKFYRTGEREYKINNRKCRLKDIREIFYDTGMGARSISIIEQGKVEKIIQATPEELRLFLEETAGVVRFKERKKEAERRLHQTKDNLGRVNDIISEIRSHIDTLTRQVETVKKFREFAGRKTELDKNIILYKYIKLKEDSSALTEEINREKVGMAGIIAEFENLVKTETEKERKLNSLRGSFRETNEKMLFLGDSIANISGDVRLLESEIAGAESTKERLHREIEDFERKFRELTSSRVRILSSKEETEKNKAKLRESLEELEEKIEEYTRMRDDLKYDIDGLEDEYLELTQKLTSINNSVFEKETTINRLEADRKRFTLEKDDLEAEIAKAVQRAEDAQREFEETRDALKHLTDEIKSIRAELSEIKTLEADAKAETDGLRLEKNSLESRTAVLKEQIENAAVGDSGEYLKRFESSLLIDMIDESAEPPMHAADILVFRAEQKSMVLATVREMTGSLRFTFSDSADELINELTEQEKITENIIKTGSLYRKIGDDDKGVVILKLKTELKTAEDKLETVTADFEDAEARYEGLAAKTAETAEILSEKETRKSTLETEAKNTSRMLDEAVAVKEKLSRRGEIIDKETEFVARELERMEKELTSLREQREKTAEEQREKEDEKQLLDERLEDVNTLYEDAKDELNALKIEERGFTEQISALTRELHFTDREISETTQKTGEAKQRLSKLLTVDIINFRERLEAKKSEYASLMKQQQELRSSALNTDREVAEQEKELETLKKEIEKANREVEKLRSVVTDSEIKRERVLAEMQSLSENFTEKFEADINTEKPDLSSFQPNKAKAELDAVTKLIDELGPLNMAAEQEHDEVCKRNEFLTQQRTDLEDAIASIHELISEIDDSTAALFRDTFEGVRDNFKKVFDILFGDGRAELRLSEPDNFLTSGVEIFVQPPGKKLVNMNLLSGGEKAMSACTLLFALFLYKPTPFCFLDEIDAPLDEANIDKFMKVVKTLSGDTQFVIITHSQKTMAEADSLYGVTMQEPGVSKMLSVRLSDLKL; from the coding sequence ATGCGCTTTAAATCCATCACACTCCAAGGTTTTAAATCATTTGTCGACAAGACCGCCGTGGATTTCCCCGACGGCATTACCTGCGTTGTTGGGCCGAACGGCTCCGGCAAAAGCAACATAATGGATGCCATACGCTGGGTTTTCGGCGAGCAGAGCCCCAAAGAGCTCCGCGGGAATGACATGGAAGATGTTATCTTCGGCGGCTCCGCCAAGCGCAAGGCATCCGGCTTCGCAGAAGTGTCCCTGACGGTGAGCGACCTGCCGGAGAGTGTGACGGCAAAATGGGGAACCCTCTCCGAAGTTACTGTAACAAGAAAGTTTTACCGCACAGGCGAGCGTGAATACAAAATCAACAACCGCAAGTGCCGCCTTAAAGACATCCGTGAAATTTTTTACGATACAGGCATGGGAGCCAGAAGCATATCCATAATCGAACAGGGGAAAGTGGAGAAAATTATTCAGGCCACCCCGGAGGAACTACGCCTCTTTCTGGAAGAAACCGCAGGTGTGGTGCGGTTCAAGGAACGCAAGAAGGAAGCCGAGCGCAGACTTCATCAGACAAAGGATAACCTCGGACGCGTAAACGACATAATCAGCGAAATCCGCAGCCATATAGACACACTCACCAGACAGGTGGAAACCGTTAAGAAGTTCCGTGAGTTTGCAGGGCGGAAGACTGAACTTGACAAAAACATCATCCTTTACAAATACATAAAGCTTAAAGAAGATTCATCCGCCCTCACGGAAGAGATAAACCGCGAAAAGGTGGGCATGGCGGGCATAATCGCCGAATTTGAAAACCTTGTAAAAACCGAAACCGAAAAGGAAAGAAAGCTCAACTCCCTCCGCGGCAGTTTCAGGGAAACAAATGAAAAAATGCTCTTCCTCGGTGATTCCATAGCGAATATCTCAGGCGATGTGCGGCTTCTGGAAAGTGAAATAGCCGGGGCAGAAAGCACAAAAGAGCGCCTTCACAGGGAGATAGAGGACTTTGAACGCAAGTTCAGGGAGCTTACCTCCTCCCGCGTGAGAATACTTTCATCAAAGGAAGAAACAGAGAAAAACAAGGCCAAACTCAGGGAGAGCCTTGAGGAACTCGAAGAGAAAATCGAAGAATATACCCGCATGCGGGACGACCTGAAATACGATATTGACGGGCTTGAGGACGAATACCTTGAGCTTACGCAGAAGCTTACATCCATCAACAATTCCGTATTCGAAAAAGAGACAACCATCAACCGCCTTGAGGCCGACAGGAAACGCTTTACCCTTGAAAAGGATGACCTTGAGGCTGAGATAGCCAAAGCCGTTCAGAGAGCCGAAGACGCTCAAAGAGAATTCGAGGAAACGAGAGACGCACTTAAGCACCTGACAGACGAGATAAAATCAATCAGGGCGGAACTCAGCGAAATAAAGACCCTTGAAGCGGATGCCAAGGCTGAAACTGACGGACTGCGCCTTGAGAAAAACTCCCTTGAAAGCAGAACCGCTGTCCTGAAAGAGCAGATAGAAAACGCCGCAGTGGGGGACAGCGGGGAATACCTCAAGAGATTTGAATCATCACTTCTTATTGATATGATTGATGAATCCGCCGAACCGCCCATGCACGCCGCAGACATACTTGTTTTCAGGGCGGAGCAGAAATCCATGGTTCTGGCGACTGTCAGGGAGATGACCGGCTCACTCCGCTTCACCTTTTCAGACAGTGCGGATGAACTGATTAACGAACTCACAGAACAGGAAAAAATAACAGAAAACATCATAAAGACAGGCAGCCTCTACCGGAAGATAGGTGACGATGACAAAGGCGTGGTGATCCTTAAGCTCAAGACCGAGCTTAAAACAGCCGAAGATAAGCTGGAAACTGTCACGGCTGATTTTGAGGATGCGGAAGCCAGATACGAAGGTCTCGCCGCCAAAACTGCCGAGACCGCTGAGATTCTTTCAGAAAAAGAGACCCGCAAGTCCACCCTTGAAACCGAGGCGAAAAACACATCACGCATGCTTGACGAGGCTGTGGCGGTGAAGGAAAAGCTCTCCCGCCGGGGCGAGATAATCGACAAGGAGACAGAGTTCGTTGCCCGTGAGCTTGAGCGCATGGAAAAAGAGCTCACATCCCTCAGAGAACAGCGTGAGAAAACCGCGGAGGAGCAGAGAGAGAAAGAGGATGAGAAACAGCTTCTGGATGAACGTCTTGAAGATGTGAATACCCTCTATGAAGATGCAAAGGATGAGCTTAACGCTCTTAAAATAGAAGAAAGGGGCTTCACCGAACAGATCAGCGCCCTCACCCGCGAGCTTCACTTCACTGACAGGGAAATAAGCGAAACCACACAGAAAACAGGCGAAGCCAAGCAGCGCCTCAGCAAGCTGCTCACTGTTGATATAATCAACTTCCGCGAGCGGCTGGAGGCTAAAAAGAGCGAGTACGCCTCACTTATGAAACAGCAGCAGGAGCTCCGCTCAAGCGCATTAAACACTGACAGGGAAGTGGCTGAGCAGGAAAAGGAGCTTGAAACTCTCAAGAAAGAGATAGAGAAAGCCAACCGTGAGGTTGAGAAGCTCCGCAGCGTGGTCACCGATTCCGAAATTAAGCGTGAGCGTGTTTTAGCTGAGATGCAGAGCCTGTCCGAAAACTTCACCGAGAAGTTCGAGGCGGATATTAACACCGAAAAGCCTGATCTTTCCTCATTTCAGCCGAACAAGGCAAAAGCCGAGCTGGACGCCGTTACTAAGCTCATTGATGAGCTGGGGCCGCTGAACATGGCCGCTGAGCAGGAACATGACGAAGTATGCAAGCGAAATGAATTTCTCACCCAGCAGAGAACCGACCTTGAGGATGCCATAGCCAGCATACATGAACTTATAAGCGAAATAGACGACAGCACGGCAGCCCTTTTCAGGGATACATTTGAAGGAGTGCGCGACAACTTCAAGAAGGTTTTCGACATTCTCTTCGGCGACGGCAGGGCGGAACTCCGCCTCAGCGAGCCGGACAACTTCCTCACCAGCGGTGTGGAGATCTTTGTTCAGCCGCCGGGCAAAAAACTTGTGAATATGAACCTTCTTTCAGGGGGAGAAAAGGCGATGAGCGCGTGCACACTCCTTTTTGCTCTGTTCCTTTACAAACCTACGCCTTTCTGCTTCCTGGATGAGATAGATGCGCCTCTGGACGAGGCTAACATAGATAAATTCATGAAGGTGGTTAAAACCCTTTCGGGGGACACCCAGTTTGTCATAATCACCCACAGTCAGAAGACAATGGCCGAGGCGGACAGCCTCTACGGAGTGACGATGCAGGAACCGGGTGTCTCAAAAATGCTCTCGGTGCGCCTCAGCGACCTTAAGCTTTAG
- a CDS encoding DEAD/DEAH box helicase, whose translation MPDAKKEVQQYHKPAVKPTREKVRTAPPKEKIRVVQAQPKPKKEPKVFEPWDPSSFTVESAEGKVRFHDLDISEQLLRAIYDQGFKYCTDIQAEILPQAFEGRDVSGKAQTGTGKTAAFLLSALRHIQKNPIENRKPGNPRVLVLAPTRELVLQIEKDALGLSKYTDIEVLAVFGGMGYEKQKRALEEKLVDIVVATPGRLLDFRQNSKVNLSKVEILIIDEADRMLDMGFIPDIRRIINYLPQKENRQTMLFSATLTPVVAELASRWTKEPFTVEIEPENVTNIRIEQLAYIIESDDKFKVLYNYIRHYDLKSVIVFCNRRDQTRNLTDKLYSLGLECRMLSGDVSQTKRINTLEEFRTGKIQVLVATDVAARGIHVEGVTHVFNYNLPEDPDSYVHRIGRTARAGASGISVIFACEEESMLIPALEEHTGVKMNYIYPDEELLAELPEQVRKPEKKERPVIKTSGRAGNKPTKPGGRKPRRKNAGEAKA comes from the coding sequence ATGCCGGATGCGAAAAAAGAAGTGCAGCAGTATCATAAACCTGCTGTAAAACCGACAAGGGAGAAGGTGAGAACTGCGCCTCCTAAGGAAAAAATCAGGGTTGTACAGGCTCAGCCTAAGCCCAAAAAAGAGCCCAAGGTATTTGAACCGTGGGATCCTTCGTCATTCACTGTGGAATCTGCTGAAGGAAAAGTCCGCTTCCATGATCTGGACATTTCTGAACAGCTTTTAAGAGCTATTTATGATCAGGGCTTCAAGTACTGCACGGACATTCAGGCGGAAATACTCCCGCAGGCTTTCGAGGGCAGGGACGTAAGCGGAAAAGCGCAGACAGGAACAGGCAAAACAGCCGCATTCCTCCTTTCGGCTCTCAGGCACATCCAGAAAAACCCCATCGAAAACCGCAAGCCCGGAAACCCCAGAGTGCTTGTGCTCGCACCCACAAGGGAGCTTGTGCTGCAGATAGAGAAGGATGCTCTCGGCCTTTCCAAATATACCGACATCGAGGTTCTGGCTGTATTCGGCGGTATGGGGTATGAAAAACAGAAAAGAGCCCTTGAGGAAAAGCTTGTGGATATAGTTGTGGCCACACCCGGCAGGCTCCTTGATTTTCGCCAGAACAGCAAGGTTAATCTCTCCAAAGTGGAGATACTTATCATTGATGAGGCGGACAGAATGCTGGATATGGGCTTTATTCCGGACATCCGCAGGATAATCAACTACCTTCCCCAGAAAGAGAACAGGCAGACAATGCTTTTCAGCGCAACTCTCACCCCCGTGGTGGCGGAACTTGCTTCCAGATGGACCAAGGAACCTTTCACAGTGGAGATAGAGCCTGAAAACGTGACCAACATCAGGATAGAGCAGCTTGCCTACATAATCGAAAGCGATGACAAGTTCAAGGTGCTTTACAACTATATCAGACACTACGACCTCAAAAGCGTCATAGTGTTCTGCAACAGAAGGGATCAGACCCGCAACCTCACAGACAAGCTTTATTCTCTTGGGCTTGAGTGCAGAATGCTTTCCGGTGATGTCAGCCAGACAAAGAGGATCAACACCCTTGAAGAATTCAGAACCGGCAAAATACAGGTTCTGGTGGCGACTGATGTTGCTGCGAGGGGAATCCATGTCGAAGGCGTTACCCATGTCTTTAACTACAACCTGCCTGAGGACCCTGACAGCTATGTGCACAGAATAGGCCGTACAGCAAGGGCTGGAGCATCCGGCATATCCGTTATATTCGCCTGTGAAGAGGAATCAATGCTTATTCCCGCTCTGGAAGAACATACGGGCGTTAAAATGAACTACATCTACCCTGATGAGGAACTTCTGGCGGAACTGCCTGAACAGGTAAGGAAACCGGAGAAAAAAGAAAGACCTGTCATAAAAACTTCCGGCAGAGCAGGGAACAAGCCCACTAAGCCCGGCGGAAGAAAACCCCGCAGAAAAAACGCGGGAGAGGCTAAAGCTTAA